Proteins from one Blattabacterium sp. (Blattella germanica) str. Bge genomic window:
- the rsmH gene encoding 16S rRNA (cytosine(1402)-N(4))-methyltransferase RsmH, which yields MGFQHFYYHHEPVLLKESIENLITDKNGIYVDATFGGGGHSYAILKKLNKRGILIALDQDKESIKRNFIKDKRFHLFHNNFIHIRDILNQNHIEKVSGILVDLGLSSLQIDNPTRGFSNQWNCTLDMRMNQESSYSAQNVINECSKKELFHIFYEYGEFKNAKKIVEKILKKRFQKNITNTLDLSNLFFIHGSFKKRKRFLARLFQSIRIEVNNEINILKDFLLESSKIILPGGRIAVISYHSIEDRITKYFLKEEFLIKKMNFKTLPFRMIHKKVIKPSFQEIIRNPRSRSARLRIAEKV from the coding sequence ATGGGGTTTCAACATTTTTACTACCATCATGAACCAGTTCTTCTAAAAGAAAGCATAGAAAATTTAATTACAGATAAAAATGGAATTTATGTAGATGCAACATTTGGTGGAGGAGGGCATTCTTATGCTATTCTGAAAAAATTGAATAAAAGGGGAATTTTAATAGCTTTGGATCAGGATAAGGAATCTATAAAAAGAAATTTTATTAAGGATAAACGTTTTCATCTATTTCACAATAATTTTATTCACATACGTGACATTTTGAATCAAAATCATATAGAAAAAGTATCAGGAATATTAGTTGATTTAGGTCTTTCCTCTTTACAAATAGATAATCCTACAAGAGGATTTTCAAATCAGTGGAATTGTACTTTAGATATGAGAATGAATCAGGAATCTTCTTATTCCGCTCAAAATGTTATCAACGAATGTTCAAAAAAAGAGTTATTTCATATATTTTATGAATATGGAGAATTTAAAAATGCAAAAAAAATTGTGGAAAAAATACTCAAAAAACGTTTTCAAAAAAATATTACTAATACTTTGGATTTAAGCAATCTTTTTTTTATTCATGGATCTTTCAAAAAAAGAAAAAGATTTCTTGCTAGACTTTTTCAATCAATACGAATAGAAGTGAATAATGAAATAAATATTTTAAAGGATTTTTTATTAGAATCTTCTAAAATTATCCTACCAGGTGGTAGAATAGCTGTAATTTCATATCATTCTATTGAAGATAGAATCACAAAATATTTTTTAAAAGAGGAATTTTTAATAAAAAAAATGAATTTCAAAACTCTTCCATTCAGAATGATACATAAAAAAGTTATCAAACCAAGCTTTCAGGAGATTATAAGAAATCCAAGATCTAGAAGTGCTAGGTTAAGAATAGCGGAAAAAGTTTAA
- the tgt gene encoding tRNA guanosine(34) transglycosylase Tgt — translation MKFNLIKTDRFSKARAGILKTDHGKIETPIFMPVASKGYVKSVPIHEIHKISKIILGNTYHLYLKPGIEVFHKAGGIHSFMNWNESILTDSGGFQVFSMRKLNKITENGVVFKSIINGSYHFFSPEKSMEIQRFIGGDIIMAFDDCPPFPCSYQEAKKSIKKTHIWLKKCCSYLQNHPEIYNYKQSFFPILQGSIYPDLRKNSAKEISLLETEGYAIGGLSLGEEKEQTQNIIDLVTDILPKEKPRYLMGVGNPVDILEGISLGIDMFDCVIPTRNGRHGMLFTWKGIMNMKNKKWEKDFSCLDEFGNSYVDQSYSKSYVRHLFLSRDNLAKEIASIHNLSFYSDLIQQARVHIMNNQFFSWKESVIPLLKKRL, via the coding sequence ATGAAATTTAATTTAATTAAAACGGATCGTTTTTCTAAAGCCAGAGCTGGGATTCTAAAAACAGATCATGGAAAAATAGAAACTCCTATTTTTATGCCAGTTGCTTCAAAAGGCTATGTTAAAAGTGTACCAATACATGAAATACATAAAATCTCAAAAATAATTCTTGGAAATACTTATCACTTATATTTGAAACCCGGTATTGAAGTATTCCATAAAGCCGGAGGGATTCACTCTTTTATGAATTGGAACGAATCTATATTAACGGATAGTGGAGGTTTTCAAGTTTTCTCTATGAGAAAATTAAATAAAATCACAGAAAATGGAGTAGTATTTAAATCTATTATAAATGGATCCTATCATTTTTTTTCTCCAGAAAAATCTATGGAAATTCAACGTTTTATTGGCGGAGATATTATTATGGCTTTCGACGATTGCCCTCCTTTTCCTTGTAGTTATCAAGAAGCTAAAAAATCTATAAAAAAAACGCATATTTGGTTAAAAAAATGTTGTTCCTATTTACAAAATCATCCAGAAATATATAATTACAAACAAAGTTTTTTTCCTATTCTTCAAGGAAGTATTTATCCCGATTTAAGAAAAAATTCTGCAAAAGAAATTTCCTTGTTAGAAACTGAAGGTTATGCAATCGGTGGATTAAGTTTAGGAGAAGAAAAAGAACAAACACAGAATATCATTGATTTGGTTACAGATATTTTACCTAAAGAAAAACCGAGATATTTAATGGGAGTAGGAAATCCTGTAGATATTTTGGAAGGGATATCTCTTGGAATAGATATGTTTGATTGTGTTATTCCTACAAGGAATGGACGTCACGGAATGTTATTTACATGGAAAGGAATCATGAATATGAAAAATAAAAAATGGGAAAAAGATTTTTCCTGTTTAGATGAATTTGGAAATTCTTATGTAGATCAATCGTATAGCAAATCTTATGTAAGACACCTTTTTTTATCCAGAGATAATTTAGCAAAAGAAATTGCCTCTATACATAATCTATCTTTTTACTCTGATTTAATTCAACAAGCAAGAGTTCATATCATGAATAATCAATTTTTTTCTTGGAAAGAATCGGTAATTCCTTTGTTAAAAAAACGTTTATGA